CTCATATGGCTGTCGGAAAGGCCTACCTTCTCCAGATTCTCAAAAATATGCTGTTCCACGTAAGCGCGGCCCCGAATAAAGACCTCAATCATGAATTTTTCTTGACTTAAAACTCGGTGTACCTGTTCCAGCGCCAAGGCATCAATGTAATTTTCATAAACCAGCACATCTCGTTGCAATTCAGTGATAGCAGCTCCATTGGAGGTGATAACGTACTCCACTCCAGGCAGGTCCGCTACCTCCTCTGGAAGAGAGCACCGGGCCCGGCCTGTAGCGATAACAACATGAATGCCCTGGTTTGCTGCCTGTACCAGTGTTTCTCTGGTGACCGTTGTCAGCTTTCCTTGACTGTTCAAGGTCGTGCCGTCTAAATCCAATGCAATCAGCTTAATCATCTTTACTCCCCTACTATTGCTAAAAATTCCTGGTTGTACCGTCGGACAAACTTCATGTTACATGAATCCCCATGTCCAGGATAAATGGTAATATCATTTTCCCACTTGTCAATAATCTCCCGAATAGAGTTTTCCATCTTTTCCGGGGAGCCATCCTTTAAATCGGTTCGTCCTAAATCCACATTGAAAATCGTGTCTCCTGTAAAGACCAGCTTGCTCTTTTGGGCATAGAAGCAAACCCCGCCCTCTGTATGGCCAGGGGTATGGATAACCCGCAGTTCTTCTTCATCCAAATCTAGTATCATACCGTCTTCCATAATCACATCTACCGTTCCCTTGTACATACCCAGGTCCCCCCAGTGCATGTATACGGGGCAGTCCGTCAGTTCCCGCAGTCGCGCCACGGCTCCGGTATGGTCATAATGGTGGTGAGTCAGCAAAATGCCTTTGATGGACAGTTTCAATTCCTTCATCTGCTTGACAAACTTTTCTGCATTATAGCCGGGATCTATAACAAAGCAGCTGC
The genomic region above belongs to Aminipila butyrica and contains:
- a CDS encoding MBL fold metallo-hydrolase translates to MKMKRIVGGNLESNGYIIFQKSGGSCFVIDPGYNAEKFVKQMKELKLSIKGILLTHHHYDHTGAVARLRELTDCPVYMHWGDLGMYKGTVDVIMEDGMILDLDEEELRVIHTPGHTEGGVCFYAQKSKLVFTGDTIFNVDLGRTDLKDGSPEKMENSIREIIDKWENDITIYPGHGDSCNMKFVRRYNQEFLAIVGE